Proteins encoded together in one Terriglobus saanensis SP1PR4 window:
- a CDS encoding LacI family DNA-binding transcriptional regulator, translating to MKPQNKKNPPLERATMHDIASRADVSLGTVSHVINGTAPVRDVLKKRVLQAIDDLGYQPNHLSRGLRRNQTNLIGMIIPDIMNPFFPSVVRGVEDMAYKASYRLLLCNADNDVQKETAYLNDLRSFLPAGIILIPSLDHKIASQGAGPPVVCMDRVPKGWKGDSVTVANEAGGHAAAEHLIEMGHKIIGIVRGPSNVVTAEERVTGFVKAMKAARLSISPEYIQEGQFDRESGYTCTLRLLNMLPRPTAIFTASDLMATGALAAIKASKLKCPDDISIVSFDGLAFTELTEPALTSIFQPSYQLGYTAARLLLDRINGEDFPPQNVMLDTELKIRDSVRRI from the coding sequence ATGAAACCTCAAAATAAGAAAAATCCGCCACTCGAACGAGCAACGATGCATGACATCGCCTCACGGGCAGACGTCTCGCTCGGTACGGTTTCGCATGTCATCAATGGGACCGCACCGGTGCGCGATGTCCTCAAGAAGCGTGTACTGCAGGCAATCGACGATCTTGGTTATCAGCCCAATCACCTCTCCCGAGGCCTGCGTCGCAACCAAACCAACCTGATCGGCATGATCATCCCGGACATTATGAATCCGTTCTTTCCTTCGGTAGTTCGGGGGGTCGAAGACATGGCATACAAGGCGTCATATCGCCTTTTGCTATGCAACGCCGACAACGACGTTCAGAAGGAGACGGCCTATCTGAATGATCTCCGATCGTTTCTCCCCGCGGGCATTATCCTCATTCCTTCGCTCGATCATAAGATCGCTTCCCAGGGAGCAGGGCCGCCGGTTGTATGTATGGATCGCGTGCCCAAAGGATGGAAGGGCGACAGCGTAACCGTAGCCAACGAGGCAGGCGGTCACGCGGCAGCGGAACACTTGATAGAGATGGGGCACAAGATCATCGGTATTGTGCGTGGCCCATCGAATGTTGTTACGGCCGAAGAGCGCGTGACCGGATTCGTGAAAGCGATGAAGGCAGCCAGGCTTTCGATTTCGCCTGAATACATTCAGGAAGGCCAGTTTGATCGCGAGAGCGGATACACCTGCACGCTCCGTCTTTTGAATATGCTGCCTCGCCCCACAGCCATCTTCACTGCAAGCGATCTAATGGCGACCGGGGCGCTCGCGGCGATCAAGGCAAGCAAACTGAAGTGTCCCGACGATATTTCAATTGTAAGTTTCGACGGCCTGGCCTTCACCGAACTCACCGAACCAGCATTGACAAGCATCTTCCAGCCCAGCTACCAGCTTGGTTATACGGCCGCTCGTCTCCTGCTGGACAGAATCAATGGCGAGGACTTCCCTCCTCAGAACGTGATGCTTGATACAGAACTTAAGATCAGAGACTCTGTTCGGCGAATTTAG
- a CDS encoding ABC transporter permease — protein sequence MSRFRRFFSRDRRYDDLSVSIQEHLDERIEELIEEGMSREKAERTARRDFGNVTILQERSREVWQWQRLESLLVDLKHVCRRLGRSPGFAITVVLTLAIGIGANTAIFSVLNSVLIRPLPYPEPEQLVSLHLNAPGAPGLAEFRNELRLSPSMYLTFAGQNRAFQSMGVWGPGTASITGIAQPEQVNTALLSSGILETLHVPALIGQWLTAADQDSHGLGRVMLSYGYWQRRFSGDPAVVGRTISVNSQPRVIAGVMPRGFKVVNYDFDLLVPLALDPVKEQLAGFAYRGIARLRPGVAIPQANADLARLLNVWMDSWSNGPGTNSHFYLTWRITPALEPLKETVVGSIHTVLWVIMGTIGVVMLIACTNVANLLLVRADARQQELAVRSALGAGRWRIARELLLESVTLGLLGGAAGVAVAYGGLHLLSAIGPMELPRLSEISLDGRSITFTLILSVLSGLFFGAIPVLRYAPSQQRPTLLGAMRTSSGNRESQRGRNLLVMAQVAMALVLLISAVLMIRTFRAMRNVDPGFSNPASLQVMRLSIPETLVSDATTTVHLQNNILDKLAAIPGVSSAGFAASVPMSGAEPSWDQILIEGKDYSAENPPMRLYNYVSPGYFHTAGTRLVAGRDFTWAEVYNVRPIGILSESLAHELWGSPGIAIGKRFREFPGMPWHEVVGVVQDVRENGVDQVSPATVYWPSLLGDSPAPEKLGAWRRVYFAIRSDRAGTQTFINEMQQAVSSVNANLPVAAISTMQDIYSESMARTSFTLVMLAMAGAMALALGILGIYGVISYAVSQRTREIGIRIALGAKKGELVWMFVRSALTLTGVGTIIGLAAAAALMRLMQTLFFGVSPFDPITFMAVPVALIAAAALASYLPARRSAAVDPVEALRAE from the coding sequence ATGTCACGATTCCGTCGCTTCTTTAGCAGAGATCGCCGCTATGACGACCTCTCTGTCTCCATTCAGGAACACCTCGACGAGCGTATCGAGGAACTGATAGAGGAGGGCATGTCGCGCGAAAAGGCTGAACGAACGGCACGTCGCGATTTCGGCAATGTGACAATCCTCCAGGAGCGGAGCCGTGAAGTCTGGCAGTGGCAAAGACTCGAATCGTTGCTAGTGGACCTGAAGCATGTGTGCCGTCGGCTAGGGCGATCGCCGGGCTTCGCGATCACGGTGGTGCTCACGCTGGCCATTGGCATCGGAGCGAATACGGCGATCTTCAGCGTACTCAACAGCGTGCTGATACGGCCGTTGCCCTATCCGGAGCCGGAACAGCTGGTTTCGCTTCATCTCAACGCGCCGGGTGCGCCCGGTCTCGCTGAGTTTCGCAATGAGCTGCGCCTGTCGCCGTCGATGTATCTCACCTTCGCTGGCCAGAACCGTGCCTTTCAGTCAATGGGAGTGTGGGGGCCAGGAACGGCAAGCATCACCGGCATCGCCCAACCAGAGCAGGTCAACACAGCGCTTCTTTCGAGCGGCATTCTTGAAACGCTGCATGTCCCGGCACTCATCGGGCAATGGCTTACGGCCGCCGATCAGGACTCCCATGGCCTGGGACGTGTGATGTTGAGTTATGGCTATTGGCAGCGCCGCTTCAGCGGTGACCCCGCCGTTGTAGGACGCACCATCAGCGTCAATTCTCAGCCGCGTGTGATCGCCGGGGTGATGCCGCGCGGATTCAAGGTCGTCAATTACGACTTCGACCTCCTGGTTCCGCTGGCCCTCGATCCGGTCAAAGAGCAGTTGGCTGGCTTTGCATATCGCGGCATCGCGCGGCTTCGGCCTGGAGTTGCCATCCCGCAGGCAAATGCCGATCTGGCGCGCCTGCTCAACGTATGGATGGACTCGTGGTCCAACGGTCCGGGCACCAACTCCCACTTCTATCTGACCTGGAGAATCACCCCCGCGCTAGAGCCGCTGAAGGAGACTGTGGTGGGCAGCATCCACACGGTTCTCTGGGTGATTATGGGAACAATCGGCGTTGTCATGCTGATCGCCTGCACCAACGTGGCCAACCTGCTATTGGTTCGAGCGGATGCGCGCCAGCAAGAACTTGCAGTCCGCTCAGCGCTTGGCGCAGGACGATGGAGGATTGCGCGTGAGCTCTTGCTGGAGAGCGTGACGCTGGGTCTGTTGGGAGGAGCCGCCGGTGTGGCCGTAGCCTATGGCGGACTCCACCTGTTGTCGGCGATCGGGCCGATGGAACTCCCGCGCTTGAGCGAGATCTCGCTCGACGGTCGCTCCATTACCTTCACACTCATCCTCTCCGTACTCTCCGGTCTCTTCTTCGGTGCCATCCCGGTACTGCGCTATGCCCCTTCGCAGCAGCGCCCGACCTTGCTTGGAGCGATGCGGACGTCGAGCGGAAACCGTGAGAGCCAACGCGGCCGCAACCTACTCGTGATGGCGCAAGTTGCCATGGCGCTCGTGCTGCTCATCAGCGCAGTCCTGATGATCCGCACCTTCCGGGCGATGCGCAATGTCGATCCCGGTTTCTCCAATCCTGCGTCCCTTCAGGTCATGCGCCTCTCCATTCCGGAGACGCTGGTCAGCGATGCCACAACAACCGTGCACCTGCAGAACAATATCCTCGACAAACTGGCTGCGATCCCGGGCGTCTCTTCTGCCGGCTTCGCAGCTTCTGTTCCCATGAGCGGAGCCGAACCGAGCTGGGATCAGATTCTCATCGAAGGGAAAGACTACTCAGCCGAAAATCCCCCGATGCGCCTTTACAACTACGTCTCGCCCGGCTACTTCCACACCGCTGGCACACGTCTCGTAGCCGGGCGCGACTTTACGTGGGCGGAGGTCTACAACGTGAGGCCGATCGGAATCCTATCCGAGAGCCTTGCCCACGAGCTTTGGGGATCGCCGGGTATAGCCATCGGTAAACGGTTTCGAGAGTTCCCAGGCATGCCCTGGCATGAAGTAGTGGGCGTGGTGCAGGATGTACGTGAAAACGGCGTGGATCAGGTCTCGCCCGCAACGGTCTACTGGCCTTCGTTGCTGGGTGATTCCCCCGCTCCGGAGAAGCTGGGAGCCTGGCGCAGGGTCTACTTCGCGATACGCAGCGATCGCGCCGGGACGCAGACCTTTATTAACGAGATGCAACAGGCCGTCTCGTCAGTAAATGCGAATCTGCCGGTCGCAGCCATCAGCACCATGCAGGATATCTATAGCGAATCCATGGCGCGCACTTCGTTCACACTCGTTATGCTTGCGATGGCCGGTGCGATGGCGCTCGCTCTTGGCATCCTTGGCATCTACGGGGTGATCTCGTATGCCGTCTCGCAGCGAACGCGAGAGATTGGCATACGCATCGCGCTGGGCGCGAAGAAGGGTGAACTGGTTTGGATGTTCGTTCGCTCAGCCCTGACGCTTACCGGAGTGGGTACGATCATTGGCCTCGCGGCCGCGGCCGCACTCATGCGCCTGATGCAAACGCTCTTCTTTGGTGTCAGTCCCTTCGATCCCATCACCTTCATGGCTGTACCGGTTGCTCTGATTGCTGCAGCGGCGCTGGCAAGCTATCTGCCAGCGCGCCGTTCTGCTGCTGTCGATCCCGTGGAAGCGCTTCGCGCCGAATGA
- a CDS encoding PadR family transcriptional regulator, whose translation MAKNSEHRDLFPGALEMMILQSLRLKPMHGYALVKHIKQVSDDLLQIEEGSLYPALQRMLKAGWLEAEAGTSAKGRPTRIYKLTTAGMRHLEKEVVSFERMFAGFSRVLAAAKA comes from the coding sequence ATGGCTAAGAATTCCGAACATCGCGATCTCTTCCCCGGCGCTCTGGAGATGATGATTCTCCAATCCCTTCGGCTGAAGCCCATGCATGGCTATGCGCTGGTGAAACACATCAAGCAGGTCTCCGACGATCTGCTTCAAATAGAAGAGGGCTCACTCTATCCGGCGTTGCAGCGGATGTTAAAGGCTGGCTGGCTGGAAGCTGAGGCGGGAACCTCGGCCAAGGGCAGACCAACGAGGATCTATAAGCTCACGACCGCAGGCATGCGCCATCTCGAAAAAGAAGTGGTCAGTTTCGAGAGAATGTTTGCAGGCTTTAGCCGTGTGCTCGCCGCAGCCAAAGCATAG
- a CDS encoding formylglycine-generating enzyme family protein, whose amino-acid sequence MGFRCLLQLVALASASVSVSAFAQDANVQMQGEQIAGPTCAGLPQWFMHSAPRPCTTEEVRTWIKDVRHWRIERKIRVGMDDTEYKRPDLLWTQSSFVQPQMMVHDRFFYDPKTRHYSVDRYLEDANARYGGIDSVLVWPTYPNIGVDDRNQYDLVRDMPGGLEGVKSFVDAFHQKGVRVLFPTMLWDQGTHVEGTADAEALSKELVSVGADGINGDTLQGVPRSFRDASDSLHHPLALEPELGPGSDEMLNYNNMTWGYWKYEFVPSVSRYKWLEPRHLVHISNRWAHNHVDDLQSAFFNGTGFESWENVWGIWNQMTPRDAEALRRISIIEHAYSKLLVSQDWEPHTPTQQYGVFASKWPSDTATLWTIVNRNMYPVGGSELTLPFRENTRYYDLWNGVELTPQKNGEKITLAFSIEANGYGVILATSEHAEDLTSLLKKMQTLSRKPLSSYSDQWTTLPQQMIAIAKTKTVSQKPDRMSHIPATDFLFRVNGIEIEGTNDEGVDVQYAGETSARRYHENQVKIASFWIDTYPVTNAEFKKFVDATKYRPADDHNFLKDWTHNSFPPGWENKPVTWVSIEDARAYASWAGKRLPHEWEWQYAAQGNDGRTYPWGNDWIRDNMPATDNGRTLLPPSDVGAHPQAASPFGVQDLIGNVWQWTDEYVDTHTRAAILRGGSHYQPQGSRWYFPQAYKLSEHGKYLLMAPSLDRSGTIGFRCVLDE is encoded by the coding sequence ATGGGATTTCGCTGTCTTCTTCAACTCGTGGCGCTTGCCTCAGCCTCCGTTTCCGTGTCGGCATTCGCGCAGGACGCCAATGTCCAGATGCAGGGTGAGCAGATCGCCGGGCCAACATGCGCGGGCCTTCCCCAATGGTTTATGCACTCTGCACCTCGGCCCTGTACTACGGAAGAAGTGCGCACGTGGATCAAGGACGTTCGTCACTGGCGCATAGAACGAAAGATCCGTGTCGGCATGGACGACACCGAGTACAAGCGCCCCGACCTGCTGTGGACACAGTCCAGCTTTGTGCAGCCGCAGATGATGGTGCACGATCGCTTTTTCTACGATCCAAAGACCCGTCATTACTCGGTAGACCGTTACCTCGAAGATGCGAATGCGCGCTATGGAGGCATCGATAGCGTTCTGGTGTGGCCGACGTATCCAAACATCGGCGTCGATGATCGCAACCAGTACGATCTCGTTCGCGATATGCCCGGCGGGTTGGAAGGCGTCAAGAGTTTTGTGGATGCCTTTCACCAGAAGGGCGTGCGCGTTCTCTTTCCGACCATGTTGTGGGACCAGGGAACGCACGTTGAGGGAACAGCCGATGCGGAAGCTCTTTCCAAGGAACTGGTGTCAGTCGGGGCTGATGGTATCAACGGAGACACCCTGCAGGGCGTGCCGCGTTCGTTTCGCGATGCCTCCGATTCACTTCATCATCCACTCGCACTCGAACCGGAGCTTGGCCCAGGTTCGGATGAGATGTTGAACTACAACAACATGACCTGGGGTTACTGGAAGTACGAATTTGTGCCGTCAGTCAGCCGGTACAAATGGCTCGAACCTCGTCATTTGGTGCATATCTCGAACCGCTGGGCACACAATCATGTGGACGATCTGCAATCCGCTTTCTTCAACGGAACTGGCTTCGAATCGTGGGAAAACGTCTGGGGCATCTGGAACCAGATGACGCCGCGCGACGCAGAGGCCTTGCGTCGCATCTCCATCATCGAGCACGCCTACAGCAAGCTACTCGTATCGCAGGATTGGGAACCGCACACGCCGACACAGCAGTACGGAGTCTTTGCCAGCAAATGGCCGAGCGACACTGCAACGTTATGGACCATCGTCAATCGGAACATGTATCCCGTAGGCGGATCAGAACTGACGCTTCCCTTCCGTGAAAACACGCGTTACTACGATCTTTGGAACGGCGTGGAGTTAACGCCGCAGAAGAACGGCGAAAAGATAACACTGGCCTTCTCCATCGAAGCGAATGGCTATGGTGTAATTCTGGCGACCAGCGAACATGCAGAGGATCTGACATCGCTCTTGAAAAAGATGCAGACGCTCAGTCGCAAACCTTTGAGCTCCTACTCCGATCAATGGACGACCCTCCCCCAGCAGATGATTGCGATTGCAAAAACCAAAACGGTCTCACAAAAGCCTGACAGAATGTCGCACATTCCAGCGACCGACTTTCTCTTCCGCGTCAACGGCATCGAGATTGAAGGAACCAACGACGAAGGAGTGGACGTGCAATATGCAGGCGAAACTTCAGCACGGCGCTACCACGAGAACCAGGTTAAAATCGCTTCTTTCTGGATCGATACCTATCCCGTCACCAATGCTGAGTTCAAAAAATTCGTCGACGCAACAAAGTATCGCCCCGCAGACGACCACAATTTTCTCAAGGACTGGACACACAACTCCTTCCCTCCAGGGTGGGAGAACAAGCCGGTCACCTGGGTTTCGATCGAAGATGCACGCGCTTATGCCAGCTGGGCTGGCAAACGCCTTCCACATGAGTGGGAATGGCAGTATGCAGCGCAGGGGAACGACGGAAGAACGTATCCCTGGGGGAATGATTGGATCCGCGACAATATGCCTGCAACAGATAACGGTCGCACGTTGCTGCCCCCAAGCGATGTGGGCGCCCATCCACAGGCAGCGAGCCCATTCGGAGTGCAAGACCTCATTGGGAATGTATGGCAGTGGACCGACGAGTACGTAGACACACACACACGCGCGGCCATTTTGCGAGGCGGAAGCCACTATCAGCCGCAGGGTTCCCGGTGGTATTTCCCGCAGGCGTATAAGCTGTCAGAACACGGCAAATATCTGCTGATGGCGCCGAGCTTGGACAGGTCTGGCACGATTGGCTTCCGCTGTGTGCTGGATGAATAA
- a CDS encoding sensor histidine kinase, whose product MKEAEQQQRALYEISRSTLLIDWNSSGGEQFCALIQEKLRLYGVGIWDDRERSFSYSGDASDSFDSLQASFRAMKDFNLPSKDQRIRLLRFGVRTVGTIYFHGELELLMADTVATLLATHLERIRALKAEVTAASQMVSEQLRTAVLDGLAHAVKTPLTTILVSSSGLKELGNLSPLQIELAEVIENQASYLATLTDKLLRTSKLESRELFVQKHKTSLRDIFESAVEELRIEFDISRIVPCFPESRIECDMDQDLVRMALVQLLENALKYSLGGSKVLMSVRVFLEEIEIAIHNEGSYIPAEERELVFERYFRSPSVEHGAPGTGIGLSVARRAVEAHNGRIWIESDPEKGTTFHVSIPLEGVRR is encoded by the coding sequence TTGAAAGAAGCGGAACAGCAGCAACGCGCGCTCTATGAGATCTCACGAAGTACGTTGCTCATCGATTGGAATAGCTCGGGGGGCGAGCAGTTTTGCGCTTTGATACAGGAGAAACTTCGGCTTTACGGTGTGGGGATTTGGGACGATCGCGAGAGATCGTTTAGCTACTCCGGAGATGCATCCGACTCATTCGATTCTTTACAGGCTTCCTTCCGAGCTATGAAGGATTTCAATCTGCCATCAAAAGACCAACGAATACGTCTTCTTCGTTTCGGGGTGCGTACCGTTGGTACGATCTATTTTCACGGTGAGCTGGAACTGCTCATGGCGGATACGGTTGCGACTCTGCTTGCAACTCATTTGGAAAGAATCAGGGCTCTCAAGGCAGAAGTGACGGCAGCTTCGCAGATGGTCTCAGAACAGCTAAGGACCGCGGTGCTCGACGGTCTTGCCCATGCAGTCAAAACGCCTCTGACTACCATTCTGGTTTCCAGTTCGGGATTAAAGGAATTGGGAAACCTGTCCCCGTTGCAAATAGAGTTGGCCGAAGTCATCGAAAATCAAGCCTCTTACCTTGCGACACTGACTGATAAGTTGCTGCGCACTTCGAAGCTGGAGTCTCGCGAGCTCTTCGTTCAGAAGCATAAGACTAGTCTCCGTGACATTTTTGAATCAGCCGTGGAAGAGTTGCGGATCGAGTTCGATATCAGTCGCATCGTCCCCTGCTTTCCAGAGAGCAGGATCGAGTGCGACATGGATCAGGATCTAGTGCGGATGGCGCTCGTCCAGTTGTTAGAGAACGCGTTGAAATACAGTCTGGGTGGTTCAAAGGTGCTGATGTCCGTGAGGGTGTTCTTGGAAGAGATAGAAATTGCGATTCACAACGAGGGTTCCTACATCCCTGCGGAAGAGAGAGAACTTGTGTTTGAGCGATATTTCCGAAGCCCCTCAGTCGAACACGGTGCACCAGGCACTGGCATCGGCCTTTCGGTCGCGAGGCGAGCAGTGGAAGCCCATAACGGACGGATTTGGATCGAAAGTGACCCTGAAAAGGGAACTACGTTTCACGTTTCCATTCCACTCGAGGGAGTTCGGAGATGA
- a CDS encoding response regulator transcription factor: MSHGTVLIVEDDVALRHTLSATLSALGFEIMEAPNGETALVELRNHKFEVVLLDLNMPGMGGMSACEKIRAAHPCLSIIVLTVRNRDEDKIAALDAGADDYVTKPFGLPELAARMRAGVRRVRQPEGSELGPIEIGELKIDPLARRLTKNGAELHLTPKEFELTHVLMRHAGTPITHHKLLSEVWGDEYGNEREYLRTYISQLRRKIEDDPSNPRYLLTENYIGYRFQDLL, encoded by the coding sequence ATGAGTCACGGAACGGTTTTGATTGTTGAAGATGATGTTGCGCTGCGACACACACTGTCAGCAACTTTGAGCGCGCTGGGCTTTGAAATCATGGAGGCACCAAACGGAGAGACCGCTCTGGTGGAACTTCGAAATCATAAATTCGAGGTGGTGTTACTGGATCTCAATATGCCAGGTATGGGCGGCATGTCTGCGTGCGAGAAAATTCGTGCCGCACATCCCTGTTTGTCCATCATCGTACTCACTGTGCGTAACCGGGACGAGGATAAGATTGCTGCTTTGGATGCCGGTGCGGATGATTATGTTACCAAGCCCTTCGGACTTCCTGAATTGGCCGCGCGCATGCGGGCTGGCGTGAGACGGGTGCGCCAGCCCGAAGGAAGCGAACTTGGCCCGATTGAGATTGGGGAGTTGAAAATCGATCCTTTGGCGCGTCGCCTAACAAAGAATGGCGCTGAGCTTCATCTAACGCCCAAAGAGTTCGAACTGACGCATGTTCTGATGCGGCACGCGGGAACGCCAATCACACATCACAAACTTCTGTCCGAGGTATGGGGGGATGAATACGGAAATGAGCGCGAATATCTTCGCACGTATATCAGCCAACTTCGGAGAAAGATTGAGGATGACCCTTCCAATCCAAGGTATCTACTTACGGAAAACTATATCGGCTATCGATTCCAAGATCTTTTGTAG